Proteins encoded within one genomic window of Rossellomorea vietnamensis:
- a CDS encoding BrxA/BrxB family bacilliredoxin, which yields MSMAYEEYMRQLVTPMRQELTQAGFKELGTEEEVENYMENTEGTTLVVVNSVCGCAAGLARPAATQSVMNNDKTPDHLVTVFAGQDKEATAKMREYFDGYEPSSPSMALLKGNKVVHFIPREEIEDHDISSIISNLVTAFNENC from the coding sequence ATGTCTATGGCATATGAAGAATATATGAGACAGTTGGTTACGCCGATGAGGCAGGAATTGACGCAAGCGGGCTTTAAAGAGCTTGGTACAGAAGAGGAAGTCGAGAATTACATGGAAAACACAGAAGGAACGACCCTTGTCGTCGTTAACTCTGTTTGCGGATGTGCAGCTGGTCTTGCACGTCCAGCTGCCACTCAATCCGTCATGAACAACGATAAGACCCCTGACCATCTTGTCACGGTTTTTGCAGGACAGGACAAAGAAGCGACTGCCAAGATGAGAGAATACTTCGACGGTTACGAACCTTCTTCACCGTCCATGGCTTTGCTTAAAGGAAATAAGGTCGTTCACTTTATCCCCAGGGAAGAAATTGAAGACCATGACATTTCTTCCATTATTTCAAACCTGGTGACTGCATTTAACGAAAACTGTTAA
- a CDS encoding conserved virulence factor C family protein has translation MRILSIEPTPSPNTMKVLLDQEMKAGKSNNYKKGEAEGAPPVIKEILAIEGVKGVYHVADFLAVERNAKFDWQELLPQVRKAFGEDTAAEKTESHMEEHFGEVNVSVQMFKGIPMQVKVADGEQEKRFSLPSSFLEAVGQAQKEGDNVVLLRKWKDYGIRYGELDEIGSDVSEELVAAYPTERLSGLIEEAEKTNDAKGPLIYKKKQKVTVEDFEAPEWETRYQKLDAMEDPTLGDLPLLQKALEDEKVSIRRLAVVYLGMIEDERVLPLLYKGLHDRSVTVRRTAGDCLSDLGFQAAIPEMVAALKDKSKLVRWRAAMFLYEVGDETALPGLKEAENDPEFEVKLQVKMAIERIEGGEEAKGSVWKQMTEARHQ, from the coding sequence TTGAGGATTCTATCAATTGAACCTACTCCAAGTCCGAATACGATGAAAGTCCTTCTCGATCAGGAAATGAAGGCCGGGAAGAGCAATAACTATAAAAAAGGTGAAGCGGAGGGGGCCCCTCCCGTCATCAAAGAGATCCTGGCCATCGAAGGTGTGAAAGGGGTTTACCATGTTGCCGACTTCCTGGCCGTCGAACGGAACGCTAAATTCGATTGGCAAGAGCTATTGCCACAGGTGAGAAAGGCTTTCGGTGAAGATACTGCTGCTGAGAAAACGGAATCCCACATGGAGGAACACTTCGGTGAAGTGAATGTCAGTGTGCAGATGTTCAAAGGAATTCCCATGCAGGTTAAGGTGGCAGACGGGGAACAAGAAAAGCGTTTTTCCCTGCCTTCTTCATTCCTTGAAGCGGTTGGTCAGGCCCAAAAAGAGGGGGATAACGTCGTCCTTCTTAGAAAGTGGAAAGATTACGGCATCCGGTACGGTGAACTGGATGAAATCGGCAGCGACGTGAGTGAAGAATTAGTGGCGGCCTATCCTACTGAAAGGCTTTCCGGGCTTATCGAAGAAGCTGAGAAAACAAACGATGCCAAGGGACCACTCATTTATAAGAAAAAGCAAAAGGTGACCGTCGAAGATTTTGAAGCGCCGGAATGGGAAACCAGGTATCAGAAACTGGATGCGATGGAGGATCCTACATTGGGCGACTTACCTCTCCTTCAAAAAGCCCTCGAGGACGAGAAAGTATCGATCCGCAGATTAGCCGTTGTGTACCTTGGAATGATTGAAGATGAAAGAGTCCTTCCATTGCTCTACAAAGGACTGCATGATAGGTCCGTAACAGTGAGAAGGACGGCGGGCGACTGTCTTTCTGATCTGGGCTTTCAAGCGGCCATCCCTGAAATGGTTGCAGCCTTGAAGGATAAGAGTAAATTGGTTAGATGGCGCGCGGCCATGTTCCTTTATGAAGTCGGTGATGAAACTGCCCTCCCTGGTTTAAAAGAGGCGGAAAATGACCCTGAATTTGAAGTGAAACTTCAGGTGAAAATGGCCATTGAACGAATCGAAGGCGGCGAAGAGGCAAAAGGGTCGGTTTGGAAACAGATGACAGAAGCACGTCATCAATAA
- a CDS encoding class I SAM-dependent methyltransferase: MFVTTCGRTNQNVIDKAHEAADLLSIAYIPREKRSIRHHMEKTDDDCLVIGKERLELHTREGEGEPFFFHPNSASFRIKRLMRGEKDPLIEAADLKEGMSFLDCTLGLASDSIIASHIVGEEGSVTGIEANKFIAHIVHQGLQEWNSPLSALNRAMKRINVLNGHFDGELKKLRDDAFDVVYIDPMFEEALTDSHGINPIRQWASYTGVTKEGIEEAKRVAKKRVVLKEHYQSPLFEELGFEVIKRPSAKFHFGVIRL; this comes from the coding sequence GTGTTTGTCACCACTTGTGGAAGAACCAATCAGAACGTAATAGATAAAGCGCACGAGGCAGCCGATCTCCTTTCAATAGCGTATATCCCGAGGGAAAAAAGATCGATCCGTCACCATATGGAAAAAACTGATGATGACTGCCTTGTCATCGGGAAAGAAAGGCTTGAGCTTCATACGCGGGAAGGGGAGGGAGAGCCATTCTTTTTCCATCCAAATTCCGCATCCTTCCGAATCAAGAGGCTTATGAGGGGGGAGAAGGATCCACTCATAGAAGCGGCAGACCTTAAGGAAGGCATGAGCTTTCTGGACTGCACCCTTGGACTTGCTTCAGATAGCATCATCGCTAGTCATATCGTAGGGGAAGAAGGGTCGGTAACAGGGATTGAAGCGAATAAATTCATTGCCCATATCGTTCATCAAGGACTGCAGGAATGGAACTCCCCGCTTTCTGCGTTAAATCGGGCCATGAAACGTATAAACGTCCTCAATGGACATTTTGACGGAGAACTAAAGAAATTAAGGGATGATGCATTCGACGTCGTTTACATTGATCCCATGTTTGAAGAAGCATTGACCGACTCACATGGAATCAATCCCATCAGACAGTGGGCAAGCTATACAGGGGTTACAAAAGAAGGAATAGAAGAGGCGAAACGAGTGGCCAAAAAGCGGGTCGTACTAAAAGAACACTATCAATCACCCCTGTTCGAAGAATTGGGCTTTGAAGTCATAAAAAGGCCATCAGCCAAATTCCATTTTGGCGTCATCCGGTTGTAA
- a CDS encoding ABC-F family ATP-binding cassette domain-containing protein — translation MRMLTAENLSKTYGEKTLFKDISFSITERERVGLIGVNGTGKSSLLKLIAGMEDYDTGELSKPNDYHIAYLQQEPAFNGELTVLQQVFRGEAKIIQAMRNYETVLMEMEKNPESPRVQDELFEAQKQMDLLNAWDASANAKAILTKLGIHDFGKKMNELSGGQKKRVALAGVLIETPDLLILDEPTNHLDYQSIKWLEDYLGKYNGSVLIVTHDRYFLDKVTNRIFELDGGSLYAYKGNYASFIEAKASREEVERQLSEKQQNLYRRELAWMRRGAKARTTKQKARIQRFEHLEDTMSSGPANGQVDMAIGGNRLGKQVYEFKGASKQFEDKRILNEFSFLIKPKDRIGIVGKNGSGKSTFLNLLAGTDELTKGELIKGQTVKIAYYTQGHEELDENMRMIEYIREAGEYITTDKGEQVSVTSMLERFLFPMSTHGTLIRKLSGGEKRRLFLLKLLMSKPNVLLLDEPTNDLDTETLTVLEDYINEFSGVVITVSHDRYFLDKTADQLLIFNGDAQIDFYYGEYTEYLEKSEALSKKQPTDSTKETVPVKEVKEKEKKRLSYMEKREWDEIEDKMAGIEAKIEEADAELQKVGSNFERAQELMKESEQLNEELERLIERWTYLSEFAE, via the coding sequence ATGAGAATGTTAACAGCTGAGAATCTTTCCAAAACCTATGGGGAGAAGACTCTGTTTAAAGATATATCCTTTTCCATTACGGAGAGGGAAAGAGTCGGACTGATCGGGGTGAACGGTACAGGTAAATCAAGTCTGTTGAAACTGATAGCCGGAATGGAAGATTATGATACCGGTGAGCTTTCAAAGCCGAACGACTATCATATTGCCTATCTTCAACAGGAACCCGCTTTTAATGGTGAATTAACGGTGCTTCAACAAGTATTCCGCGGAGAAGCGAAGATCATCCAGGCTATGAGAAACTATGAAACGGTGCTCATGGAGATGGAGAAGAACCCGGAAAGTCCAAGGGTGCAAGATGAATTATTTGAAGCACAAAAGCAAATGGATCTCCTCAATGCCTGGGATGCAAGTGCAAATGCAAAAGCCATATTAACGAAACTCGGCATTCATGATTTCGGGAAGAAAATGAATGAATTATCCGGTGGCCAAAAGAAGCGGGTGGCCCTGGCAGGGGTTCTCATTGAAACTCCGGACCTGCTTATATTGGATGAACCGACCAACCATTTGGATTACCAGTCCATCAAGTGGCTGGAGGACTACTTGGGGAAGTATAACGGATCGGTTTTAATCGTTACACATGACCGGTATTTCCTTGATAAAGTGACAAACCGCATCTTTGAATTGGATGGAGGCAGCCTCTATGCCTATAAAGGGAATTATGCTTCCTTTATTGAAGCCAAAGCTTCACGTGAAGAAGTGGAACGCCAATTATCCGAAAAACAGCAAAATCTTTACCGGAGAGAGCTTGCATGGATGAGAAGGGGAGCAAAAGCCCGGACCACGAAACAAAAGGCCCGTATCCAGCGATTCGAACATCTGGAAGATACCATGTCATCGGGTCCTGCCAATGGACAAGTAGATATGGCGATTGGAGGAAATCGTTTAGGCAAGCAGGTGTATGAGTTCAAAGGCGCGTCAAAACAATTTGAAGACAAGCGGATTTTAAATGAATTCTCTTTTCTGATCAAGCCTAAAGACCGGATCGGCATAGTAGGGAAAAACGGAAGCGGAAAATCAACCTTCCTCAATCTCCTTGCAGGGACCGATGAGCTGACAAAAGGAGAATTGATCAAAGGACAGACCGTCAAGATCGCCTACTATACCCAGGGTCATGAAGAACTGGATGAAAATATGAGAATGATTGAATATATAAGAGAAGCGGGAGAGTATATAACGACAGATAAAGGTGAACAAGTTTCCGTTACATCCATGCTCGAGAGATTCCTTTTTCCAATGAGCACCCATGGGACATTGATCCGAAAGCTGTCAGGCGGTGAAAAACGAAGGCTTTTCCTGCTGAAACTATTAATGTCAAAACCGAACGTCCTGCTTCTGGATGAGCCTACCAACGATTTAGACACAGAGACACTGACAGTTCTTGAAGATTATATCAATGAATTTTCCGGTGTAGTGATCACTGTTTCCCATGACCGCTACTTTCTGGATAAAACAGCAGATCAGCTGTTAATATTCAATGGGGATGCTCAGATCGATTTCTATTACGGGGAATATACTGAGTATCTGGAGAAGAGTGAAGCTTTAAGTAAGAAGCAGCCGACAGATTCAACGAAAGAAACCGTCCCTGTTAAAGAAGTGAAGGAAAAAGAGAAAAAAAGGCTCTCTTATATGGAAAAAAGAGAGTGGGATGAAATTGAAGATAAGATGGCAGGAATTGAAGCTAAAATAGAAGAAGCGGATGCCGAGCTCCAAAAAGTCGGCAGCAACTTCGAGCGGGCACAAGAGTTGATGAAGGAAAGCGAACAGCTAAACGAGGAACTGGAAAGACTCATTGAGAGGTGGACCTATCTCTCTGAATTTGCCGAATAA